In Alphaproteobacteria bacterium, the following proteins share a genomic window:
- a CDS encoding aromatic amino acid lyase has protein sequence MTVVLDGRDDFTLATLRRVAVDGEAVAFSDACTEKIRQGHARLMDMIENDPGQFIYGVTTRFGEGAKTILDAAGRREQATAPPYNYGTGLGRAASPQAVRSMIFCRLTNFVDGWSAVSLGTARRVADMLDGRALPRVPLGGQNNSGEVPPLLNLFAHLYGDECEEKDTNCIANGSPCASGLVGELALRARHRLHLAEHVFALSIEAANAPLEAYDPALRSLWDDPHEQAALDGLNACLAGARSQDRRPFQAPVAWRVIPRVLGQVHRAVSEVERIATVALRAVTDSPVIVPTEQGTRAWSTGGFHNGAAYPTINWLNMAWADMTSLTARQTTKLMMPEVSELPRNLPLGDHPYGVGTHKQGQRSFSREARERAVPALLTMDEAVSGQTDVTAPTFLAYERELETGWATDVCLALLAATASQALAVADRQPAPPLQPFLQAIRRVLPPVAALHHGGFSGERLAEAFSAAAVSGDLTLASS, from the coding sequence GTGACGGTCGTTCTCGACGGGCGGGACGATTTCACCCTGGCCACTCTGCGGCGGGTGGCGGTTGACGGCGAGGCGGTCGCCTTCTCCGACGCCTGCACGGAAAAGATCCGCCAGGGACATGCCCGCCTCATGGACATGATCGAGAACGATCCCGGTCAGTTCATCTATGGCGTCACCACCCGCTTCGGCGAGGGGGCCAAGACCATCCTCGATGCGGCCGGCCGCCGCGAGCAGGCCACCGCACCGCCATACAATTACGGTACCGGTCTTGGGCGCGCCGCTTCGCCCCAGGCCGTGCGCTCCATGATTTTCTGCCGTCTGACCAACTTTGTGGACGGCTGGTCGGCGGTCAGCCTGGGCACCGCCCGGCGTGTCGCCGACATGCTGGACGGCCGGGCGCTGCCGCGGGTGCCACTGGGTGGCCAGAACAATTCCGGCGAGGTGCCGCCGCTGCTCAACCTTTTCGCCCATCTCTATGGCGATGAGTGTGAGGAGAAAGACACCAACTGCATCGCCAACGGATCGCCCTGCGCCTCCGGTCTGGTAGGCGAGCTGGCGCTGCGCGCGCGCCACCGCCTGCATCTGGCGGAGCACGTCTTCGCACTCTCCATAGAAGCCGCCAACGCGCCGCTGGAAGCCTATGACCCGGCCTTGCGTTCGTTGTGGGATGACCCCCACGAACAGGCGGCGCTGGACGGCCTCAATGCCTGCCTCGCCGGCGCGCGTAGCCAGGACCGGCGGCCGTTTCAGGCGCCGGTGGCGTGGCGCGTCATCCCCCGTGTCCTGGGTCAGGTCCACCGCGCGGTGTCGGAGGTCGAGCGTATCGCTACGGTCGCCCTGCGGGCCGTCACCGACAGTCCGGTGATCGTACCGACAGAGCAGGGGACGCGGGCCTGGTCCACCGGCGGCTTCCACAATGGTGCGGCCTATCCGACCATCAACTGGCTCAACATGGCGTGGGCCGACATGACATCGCTGACCGCGCGCCAGACCACCAAGCTGATGATGCCGGAGGTCAGCGAGCTGCCCCGCAACCTGCCCCTGGGCGACCATCCTTATGGGGTCGGTACGCACAAGCAGGGCCAGCGCAGCTTTTCCCGCGAGGCGCGCGAGCGCGCCGTCCCGGCGCTGCTGACCATGGACGAGGCGGTGTCCGGTCAGACCGACGTGACGGCGCCGACCTTCCTGGCCTATGAGCGGGAGCTGGAGACCGGATGGGCGACGGACGTCTGCCTGGCTTTGCTGGCGGCCACCGCCAGCCAGGCCCTGGCCGTGGCTGACCGCCAGCCGGCGCCGCCGCTGCAACCGTTTCTCCAGGCGATCCGGCGTGTACTGCCGCCGGTGGCGGCCCTGCATCACGGCGGTTTCAGCGGTGAGCGCCTGGCCGAAGCCTTCTCGGCGGCGGCCGTTTCAGGCGATCTGACCCTGGCCAGTAGCTGA
- the rplM gene encoding 50S ribosomal protein L13: MGLAAQTFSVKPADVEKKWLLIDADGLVLGRVASIIANRLRGKHKTTFTRHVDCGDNVIVINAEKIRLTGRKLTQKTYYWHTGYPGGIRERTADKILGGAHPERVILKAVERMLPRGSLGRTQLGNLKVYAGGEHPHEAQQPVPLDVAAMNPKNTPQSVRKTGVV; encoded by the coding sequence ATGGGCCTCGCCGCTCAGACATTTTCGGTCAAGCCGGCCGATGTAGAAAAGAAATGGCTGCTGATTGATGCCGACGGGCTGGTGCTCGGGCGGGTCGCCAGCATCATTGCCAATCGTCTGCGCGGCAAACACAAGACCACCTTCACCCGGCATGTGGACTGCGGTGACAATGTCATCGTCATCAATGCCGAAAAGATCCGCCTGACCGGCCGCAAGCTGACCCAGAAGACCTATTACTGGCACACCGGTTATCCCGGCGGCATCAGGGAGCGTACGGCCGACAAGATTCTTGGCGGCGCCCATCCCGAACGGGTGATTCTCAAGGCGGTGGAACGTATGCTGCCGCGTGGCTCCCTTGGCCGCACACAGCTTGGCAATCTCAAGGTCTATGCCGGCGGCGAACACCCGCACGAGGCGCAGCAGCCGGTACCGCTGGACGTTGCCGCCATGAACCCGAAAAACACACCTCAGTCCGTCCGCAAGACGGGCGTGGTCTGA
- the rpsI gene encoding 30S ribosomal protein S9 has translation MTSTGLPPVAAPQPRHDAQGRSYGTGRRKDAVARVWLKPGSGRVVINGRDVETYFARPVLRMILAQPFVAAERTEQFDVMATVTGGGLSGQAGAIRHGISRALVAYEPALRAVLKPGKFLTRDSRVVERKKYGKAKARRSFQFSKR, from the coding sequence ATGACCAGCACCGGTCTGCCGCCGGTCGCCGCGCCGCAGCCCAGGCACGATGCGCAGGGTCGCTCCTACGGCACGGGCCGGCGCAAGGACGCGGTGGCGCGGGTCTGGCTGAAGCCAGGCAGCGGTCGGGTCGTCATTAACGGACGCGATGTGGAAACCTATTTCGCCCGGCCGGTTCTGCGCATGATTCTGGCCCAGCCCTTTGTCGCGGCCGAGCGGACGGAGCAGTTCGACGTCATGGCCACCGTCACCGGCGGTGGGCTTTCCGGTCAGGCCGGCGCCATTCGTCACGGTATCAGCCGGGCGCTGGTGGCCTATGAGCCCGCCCTGCGGGCGGTGCTCAAGCCCGGCAAGTTCCTGACCCGTGATTCGCGTGTCGTTGAGCGCAAGAAATACGGCAAGGCGAAAGCGCGACGTAGCTTCCAGTTCTCCAAGCGGTAG
- a CDS encoding GDSL-type esterase/lipase family protein, which yields MTNDIRICFFGESYLQGFGDTTGQGLPGRLTAHEAAHGRMVTAYNMAIRGETVRDLARRWPAELAPRLATMPRSDAALGLVFLFGTNDVSDNGLAQGLDLAAALDLAARLMAGVQGCWPVLWLSTPPPGGSGLDSRRVAIRALVDGHRRIAGRLAIPFIDLWPALAGDAWRQAVADGPDGVHPAAAGHRLMAGAVVRHAAWPTFVSALESVCAGTASTTGPCATGPVATGPRATNPRATNSRATPVASAAAGPILTSHSGSSS from the coding sequence ATGACAAACGACATACGCATCTGCTTTTTCGGCGAGTCCTATTTGCAGGGCTTCGGCGACACCACCGGGCAGGGTCTGCCCGGTCGCCTGACCGCCCATGAAGCCGCCCACGGCCGCATGGTCACCGCCTACAACATGGCTATCCGGGGAGAGACCGTGCGCGACCTGGCGCGCCGCTGGCCGGCGGAGCTGGCGCCACGTCTGGCCACCATGCCGCGCTCGGACGCGGCCTTGGGACTGGTCTTCCTGTTCGGTACCAATGACGTGTCGGACAACGGGTTGGCCCAGGGACTTGATCTTGCCGCTGCATTGGATCTGGCTGCCCGCCTGATGGCTGGCGTCCAGGGCTGCTGGCCCGTGCTGTGGCTGTCCACGCCGCCGCCCGGCGGCAGCGGTCTGGACTCCCGGCGCGTGGCCATCCGCGCTCTGGTGGACGGCCACCGGCGCATTGCCGGGCGACTGGCGATTCCGTTCATCGATCTGTGGCCGGCCCTGGCCGGTGACGCCTGGCGTCAGGCGGTGGCCGATGGTCCGGACGGTGTGCATCCGGCCGCCGCCGGCCACCGCCTGATGGCGGGGGCGGTTGTGCGCCACGCCGCCTGGCCGACGTTCGTTTCGGCCCTGGAGTCGGTCTGCGCTGGCACGGCTTCCACGACAGGCCCCTGTGCCACGGGCCCCGTTGCCACGGGCCCCCGTGCGACGAACCCCCGTGCGACGAACTCCCGTGCGACGCCCGTTGCGTCAGCCGCCGCCGGGCCTATCCTCACCTCACACTCAGGGAGTTCATCATGA
- the argC gene encoding N-acetyl-gamma-glutamyl-phosphate reductase yields the protein MTAATRDSLQKIAILGASGYTGAELLRLLLRHPGVWIAALTAERNAGQDMATVFPQFAGIDLPQLCRIEDVAWDRIDVVFCCLPHGTTQQVIAGLPQHLKVVDLSADFRLSDVADYARWYGHDHQAPALQETAVYGLTELARDAVRQARLVANPGCYPTSAALPLAPLLAAGLIDGDDIIIDAKSGVTGAGRAAKEASLFAEVSEGIHAYGVASHRHAPEIEQSLSQAAGRSITVNFTPHLMPMSRGILSTIYVRFARGASLGDLRHALATAYDGEPFVHLAAQGSAPATRHVRGTNHCRIGLFEDRLPGRAILLSVIDNLVKGASGQAVQNMNVMTGQDEVTGLQQLALFP from the coding sequence ATGACCGCCGCCACTCGCGACAGCCTGCAGAAAATCGCCATTCTCGGCGCCTCCGGCTATACCGGGGCGGAACTGCTACGCCTGTTGCTGCGTCATCCCGGCGTGTGGATCGCCGCCCTGACCGCGGAGCGCAATGCCGGTCAGGACATGGCCACTGTCTTTCCGCAGTTCGCCGGCATTGACCTGCCACAGCTTTGCCGTATCGAGGATGTGGCGTGGGACCGGATCGACGTGGTGTTTTGCTGCCTGCCGCATGGCACCACCCAGCAGGTCATCGCCGGCCTGCCGCAGCATCTCAAGGTGGTGGACCTGTCGGCTGATTTCCGGCTGAGCGACGTCGCTGACTATGCCCGCTGGTACGGTCATGACCACCAGGCACCGGCTCTGCAGGAAACCGCCGTCTATGGCCTGACGGAACTGGCGCGTGATGCCGTGCGTCAGGCCCGGCTGGTGGCCAATCCCGGCTGCTATCCGACTTCCGCCGCTTTGCCGCTGGCGCCGTTGCTGGCGGCCGGGCTGATCGATGGCGACGACATCATCATCGATGCCAAATCCGGCGTCACTGGCGCCGGACGGGCGGCAAAGGAAGCCAGCCTCTTTGCGGAGGTCAGCGAGGGCATCCACGCCTATGGCGTGGCCAGCCACCGTCATGCGCCGGAAATAGAGCAGTCGTTGAGTCAGGCTGCCGGCCGGTCGATCACGGTCAATTTCACGCCGCATCTGATGCCCATGAGCCGCGGTATTCTCTCCACAATCTATGTGCGCTTTGCCAGGGGCGCGTCGCTCGGCGATCTGCGCCATGCCCTGGCCACCGCCTATGACGGTGAGCCCTTCGTCCATCTGGCGGCGCAGGGAAGCGCCCCGGCCACCCGTCATGTGCGCGGCACCAATCACTGCCGCATCGGCCTGTTCGAGGACCGTTTGCCCGGTCGCGCCATCCTGCTCAGCGTCATCGATAATCTGGTCAAGGGCGCGTCCGGCCAGGCGGTCCAGAACATGAACGTCATGACCGGTCAGGACGAGGTGACCGGCCTGCAGCAGTTGGCGCTGTTTCCGTGA
- a CDS encoding gamma carbonic anhydrase family protein produces the protein MTIILPFGDHTPVIDPSVYVAPNATIIGDVVVGEGSSLWFNVVLRGDVSPIRIGRRSNIQDGTVVHVSDGGPGTDIGDDVTVGHMALLHACTVESFAFIGMKACVMDGAIVESGAMVAAGALVTPGKRVRAGQLWAGTPARFMRQVSEIERAYFGWSAANYAKLARAYHSGDGRFDPADVEASGSGVAAGVEAAAQRLARDRS, from the coding sequence GTGACCATCATCCTGCCTTTCGGCGATCACACGCCGGTGATTGATCCGTCGGTCTATGTGGCGCCCAACGCCACCATCATCGGTGACGTGGTGGTGGGTGAGGGCTCCAGCCTGTGGTTCAATGTGGTCCTGCGCGGCGATGTGTCGCCCATCCGTATCGGCCGACGCAGCAACATTCAGGACGGCACGGTGGTTCATGTTTCCGATGGCGGGCCGGGCACCGACATTGGCGATGATGTGACGGTCGGCCATATGGCGCTGCTCCATGCCTGTACCGTGGAAAGCTTCGCCTTTATCGGCATGAAGGCCTGCGTCATGGATGGCGCAATCGTGGAGTCCGGCGCCATGGTGGCCGCCGGCGCGCTGGTGACGCCGGGCAAGCGGGTCCGGGCCGGTCAGTTGTGGGCCGGCACGCCAGCCCGCTTCATGCGCCAGGTCAGCGAGATCGAGCGCGCCTATTTCGGCTGGTCGGCGGCCAACTATGCCAAGCTGGCCCGGGCCTATCATTCCGGCGATGGCCGCTTCGATCCGGCGGACGTGGAGGCCAGTGGCAGCGGCGTCGCCGCCGGGGTCGAAGCCGCCGCCCAGCGCCTCGCCCGTGACCGCTCCTGA
- a CDS encoding OmpA family protein — translation MDRSVEGRTPRRMIARLAGLGAAALLLAACSSYSDSGYNPLNWNYNPIDWFGGDEELATLQAPDDAASDGSGEQPSLASVPDAPATSTAGQRAATAAGLQADRQNALYDEPEEEEEVVAALAPAPTQPVASAALSAAGTASDTGLSAAGAANQTQLAASGRPLSGQQTAITGSGQAATTARSLVSQPPAQSAQTAAATSTATQTAAFGQSGQAAQAIAGQAVGAIEVNTGQGSVLQQTMQQALAMSASATTGIVTTGTTGAGGSGLPVSAIPGQSLGPSVGQGRGQTGLGFAGGTQLATLYFSHDSAGLSGQDLQVIGQLVNLLERSPGLVRVVGHASSRTRQLPLDGHLLANFQMSVARADAVAAELVRRGIDPARIIRQAMGDSAPVYSEAMPSGEAGNRRVEIWLDG, via the coding sequence ATGGACCGTTCTGTCGAAGGCCGGACGCCGCGCCGGATGATCGCTCGTCTCGCCGGGTTGGGCGCCGCCGCCCTGCTGCTTGCGGCTTGCTCATCTTATTCAGATTCGGGCTACAACCCTTTGAACTGGAACTATAATCCGATCGACTGGTTCGGCGGTGACGAAGAGCTGGCGACACTCCAGGCGCCGGATGACGCGGCCTCTGATGGCTCCGGGGAGCAGCCGAGCCTGGCCTCTGTGCCGGACGCGCCGGCCACCTCTACCGCCGGCCAGCGTGCGGCCACGGCCGCCGGGCTGCAGGCGGACCGTCAGAACGCCCTGTATGACGAGCCGGAAGAAGAAGAGGAGGTGGTCGCCGCCCTCGCGCCGGCGCCGACCCAGCCGGTCGCCAGTGCCGCCCTGAGCGCGGCTGGTACAGCCAGCGATACGGGCCTGAGCGCGGCCGGCGCGGCCAATCAGACACAGCTTGCCGCCTCCGGCCGGCCGCTCAGCGGCCAGCAGACCGCTATCACCGGCTCCGGCCAGGCCGCCACCACCGCCCGTTCGCTTGTATCGCAACCGCCGGCGCAGTCAGCGCAGACCGCCGCCGCCACCTCCACGGCAACCCAGACCGCGGCCTTTGGCCAGTCCGGCCAGGCGGCACAGGCGATTGCCGGCCAGGCGGTCGGCGCGATAGAGGTCAATACAGGCCAGGGTTCGGTCCTGCAGCAGACCATGCAGCAGGCGCTGGCCATGTCGGCCTCTGCCACCACCGGCATCGTGACCACCGGCACCACTGGCGCCGGCGGCAGCGGCTTGCCGGTCAGCGCCATTCCCGGCCAATCGCTCGGTCCGTCCGTGGGTCAGGGGCGCGGCCAGACGGGCCTTGGTTTCGCCGGCGGCACCCAGCTCGCCACTCTCTATTTCAGCCATGACTCGGCCGGGCTCTCTGGCCAGGACCTGCAGGTGATCGGTCAGCTGGTCAACCTGCTGGAGCGCTCGCCCGGGCTGGTCCGGGTGGTTGGTCATGCCTCCAGCCGCACCCGGCAATTGCCGCTGGATGGCCACCTGCTGGCCAATTTCCAGATGTCCGTTGCCCGCGCCGATGCGGTGGCGGCGGAGCTGGTCCGCCGCGGCATTGATCCGGCCCGTATCATCCGCCAGGCGATGGGCGATTCCGCGCCGGTCTACAGCGAGGCCATGCCTTCGGGTGAAGCCGGCAACCGCCGCGTAGAAATCTGGCTCGACGGCTAG